Proteins encoded within one genomic window of Streptomyces taklimakanensis:
- a CDS encoding ABC transporter transmembrane domain-containing protein translates to MLTVLLRRHLAPYRRAVCALVLLQFLQTCATLCLPALNADIIDNGVVAGDTGRILASGAVMLAVTVVQVGCNIGAVLHGARTAAAFGRDVRAAVFDRVQSFSARELGRFGAPSLITRTTNDVQQVQALVLMGFTLMVSAPIMCVGGIVMALGIDVPLSSVLVAVVPVLGLAVGLIVRRLRPLFRAMQERLDTVNRVLREQITGIRVVRAFVRDGHERERFRVANTELTEVSLGSGRLLALMFPIVMTVVNLSSVAVAWFGAHRIDAGDMEIGALTAFLAYLMQIVMSVMMATFMFMMVPRADVCAERLQEVLETSTSVAPPSEPVREVRFHGHLEIRGAGFRYPGAEEPVLRDVNLVAGPGETTAVIGSTGSGKSTLLSLVPRLFDVTEGEVLVGGVDVRRLDPARLARTVGLVPQRPYLFSGTVATNLRYGRPDATDEELWHALETAQAADFVRRLEGGLDAPVAQGGTNVSGGQRQRLAIARTLVQRPEIYLFDDSFSALDYATDAALRAALARETAGATVVIVAQRVSTVRDADRIVVLDRGRVVGSGHHDALLAGNDTYREIVLSQLTEAEAH, encoded by the coding sequence GTGCTCACCGTCCTGCTCAGAAGGCACCTCGCTCCCTACCGGAGGGCGGTGTGCGCCCTGGTGCTGCTGCAGTTCCTCCAGACCTGCGCCACCCTCTGCCTGCCCGCGCTCAACGCGGACATCATCGACAACGGCGTCGTGGCGGGGGACACCGGCCGCATCCTCGCCTCCGGTGCCGTCATGCTCGCGGTCACCGTGGTCCAGGTCGGCTGCAACATCGGAGCCGTCCTGCACGGCGCGCGGACCGCCGCCGCGTTCGGCCGGGACGTGCGGGCAGCGGTCTTCGACCGGGTGCAGTCCTTCTCCGCCCGCGAACTGGGCCGGTTCGGGGCCCCGTCGTTGATCACCCGGACCACCAACGACGTCCAGCAGGTGCAGGCACTGGTCCTGATGGGCTTCACGCTCATGGTGTCGGCACCGATCATGTGCGTGGGCGGCATCGTGATGGCCCTGGGGATCGACGTGCCGCTGTCGTCGGTACTGGTCGCGGTCGTGCCGGTGCTCGGCCTCGCCGTGGGGCTGATCGTGCGACGACTGCGTCCGCTGTTCCGGGCGATGCAGGAACGGCTCGACACGGTCAACCGGGTGCTGCGCGAGCAGATCACCGGCATCCGGGTGGTCCGGGCCTTCGTCCGCGACGGACACGAGAGGGAACGCTTCCGCGTCGCCAACACCGAGCTGACCGAGGTGTCCCTGGGCAGCGGACGGTTGCTCGCGCTGATGTTCCCGATCGTCATGACCGTCGTGAACCTCTCGTCGGTCGCGGTGGCCTGGTTCGGCGCCCACCGCATCGACGCCGGCGACATGGAGATCGGGGCGTTGACCGCGTTCCTCGCCTACCTGATGCAGATCGTGATGAGCGTGATGATGGCCACGTTCATGTTCATGATGGTGCCGCGCGCGGACGTGTGCGCCGAGCGTCTCCAGGAGGTCCTGGAGACCTCCACCAGCGTGGCGCCGCCGAGCGAGCCGGTGCGGGAGGTGCGGTTCCACGGACACCTGGAGATCCGCGGGGCCGGGTTCCGCTACCCGGGCGCCGAGGAACCCGTCCTGCGCGACGTGAACCTGGTGGCCGGGCCCGGCGAGACCACGGCGGTGATCGGGTCGACCGGGAGCGGGAAGTCCACGCTGCTCTCCCTGGTGCCCCGGCTGTTCGACGTGACCGAGGGCGAGGTCCTGGTCGGCGGTGTGGACGTGCGGAGACTGGACCCGGCCCGGTTGGCGAGGACCGTGGGACTGGTGCCACAGAGGCCGTACCTGTTCTCCGGCACCGTCGCGACGAACCTGCGGTACGGCAGGCCGGACGCCACGGACGAGGAGCTGTGGCACGCCCTGGAGACCGCCCAGGCCGCGGACTTCGTCCGGCGGCTGGAGGGCGGGCTCGACGCGCCCGTCGCACAGGGCGGCACCAACGTCTCCGGCGGGCAACGGCAGCGGCTGGCGATCGCGCGGACCCTGGTGCAGCGTCCGGAGATCTACCTCTTCGACGACTCCTTCTCGGCGCTCGACTACGCGACCGACGCCGCGCTGCGCGCCGCGCTGGCCCGGGAGACCGCCGGTGCGACGGTCGTGATCGTCGCCCAGCGCGTGTCGACCGTCCGCGACGCCGACCGCATCGTGGTCCTCGACCGGGGTCGGGTGGTCGGCAGCGGACACCACGACGCCCTCCTGGCCGGCAACGACACCTACCGGGAGATCGTGCTCTCCCAACTGACGGAAGCGGAGGCCCACTGA
- a CDS encoding SIP domain-containing protein: MRHGWEGVVLKLLRGKDFVLTVIETEPVTEHYRRIRVSDGGMLAATGVHPTMWVRLWFDDAGKPHQRAYTLVDPDPDAGTFDLEFALHRGVACDWARAARPGDTIEATVHGTGFGTPDPAPSRLLVVGDPASLPAVNSLLDSFPDTPATVWFETAHEGDTELPLRLDPARHELRWVPREGAGARLVTEVTAALPGSVAAEPAPYVWIACDTATTRALAAHARKQAAVPRERLHALGYWRAT, from the coding sequence GTGCGACACGGCTGGGAGGGTGTGGTCCTCAAGCTGCTGCGGGGCAAGGACTTCGTCCTCACGGTGATCGAGACCGAACCGGTCACCGAGCACTACCGCCGCATCCGGGTGTCGGACGGTGGCATGCTCGCCGCGACCGGCGTGCACCCCACGATGTGGGTCCGCCTCTGGTTCGACGACGCGGGCAAACCCCACCAGCGCGCCTACACCCTGGTCGACCCCGACCCGGACGCCGGAACGTTCGACCTGGAGTTCGCGCTGCACCGGGGCGTCGCCTGCGACTGGGCGCGCGCGGCACGGCCGGGCGACACGATCGAGGCCACCGTCCACGGCACGGGGTTCGGCACCCCCGATCCCGCGCCCTCCCGGCTGCTCGTCGTCGGCGACCCGGCCTCGCTCCCGGCCGTCAACTCCCTGCTGGACTCCTTCCCCGACACCCCGGCGACCGTCTGGTTCGAGACCGCCCACGAGGGCGACACGGAGCTGCCGCTGCGGCTCGACCCCGCCCGGCACGAACTTCGGTGGGTCCCCCGCGAGGGGGCCGGCGCCCGACTGGTCACCGAGGTGACGGCCGCCCTGCCGGGCTCGGTGGCCGCCGAACCCGCCCCCTACGTGTGGATCGCCTGCGACACGGCCACCACCCGGGCCCTGGCCGCGCACGCGCGCAAGCAGGCGGCCGTGCCCAGGGAGCGGCTGCACGCGCTGGGATACTGGCGCGCGACCTGA
- a CDS encoding GNAT family N-acetyltransferase, protein MAGAGSTPDTVRHPDRERPVTGRGAVRITPVDPERDAPVIHRWVTEERAAFWGMTGTSVEDVRDVYAHMGTLDTHHAHLVHRGDEPVALFQTYDPAEDRVGSCYEVRPGDVGVHLLVAPAAGASERGFTERLVTALLTRLSADPGLRRIVVEPDARNEKAIARLLRTGFEPGPEVVLPAIDLPDVRLPAKRARLAFLRREAFPL, encoded by the coding sequence ATGGCCGGCGCCGGCAGCACCCCTGACACCGTCCGTCACCCCGACCGCGAACGACCCGTCACCGGTCGCGGAGCCGTGCGGATCACCCCCGTGGACCCCGAACGGGACGCCCCCGTGATCCACCGCTGGGTCACCGAGGAGCGCGCCGCCTTCTGGGGCATGACGGGAACGAGCGTCGAGGACGTCCGCGACGTCTACGCCCACATGGGCACCCTCGACACCCACCACGCCCACCTCGTCCACCGGGGCGACGAGCCCGTCGCGCTCTTCCAGACCTACGACCCGGCCGAGGACCGGGTGGGGTCGTGCTACGAGGTCCGGCCCGGCGACGTGGGGGTCCACCTGCTCGTCGCCCCCGCCGCCGGTGCCTCCGAACGAGGCTTCACCGAGCGCCTGGTGACCGCTCTGCTCACCCGCCTGTCGGCCGACCCCGGCCTGAGACGGATCGTCGTCGAACCCGACGCCCGCAACGAGAAGGCGATCGCCCGCCTGCTGCGCACCGGGTTCGAACCCGGACCCGAGGTCGTCCTCCCCGCGATCGACCTGCCCGACGTCCGACTCCCCGCGAAGCGCGCCCGGCTGGCGTTCCTGCGGCGCGAGGCGTTCCCCCTCTGA
- a CDS encoding NUDIX domain-containing protein encodes MRRLAARLWHLLAGPVQWRVLWLAHAKFTVGVTGVVRDDDGNVLLLRHRLWRKDRPWGLPTGCARKGESLAETVVREVREETGLDVRVGELVRLESGYRLRVEAAYEARLRGGTLRIDPFEILEAGWFPPDDLPEGLSESHRRLIERGAG; translated from the coding sequence ATGAGGAGGCTCGCCGCCCGTCTGTGGCACCTGCTCGCGGGCCCGGTGCAGTGGCGCGTCCTGTGGCTCGCGCACGCGAAGTTCACGGTCGGTGTCACCGGCGTCGTGCGCGACGACGACGGCAACGTGCTCCTCCTGCGGCACCGCCTGTGGCGGAAGGACCGCCCGTGGGGCCTTCCGACGGGCTGTGCCCGCAAGGGCGAGTCCCTGGCGGAGACGGTCGTGCGCGAGGTGCGCGAGGAGACCGGGCTCGACGTGCGCGTCGGCGAACTCGTCCGCCTCGAGAGCGGCTACCGACTGCGCGTGGAGGCGGCGTACGAGGCCCGGCTCCGCGGGGGCACCCTGCGGATCGACCCCTTCGAGATCCTGGAGGCCGGCTGGTTTCCGCCCGACGACCTTCCCGAGGGGTTGTCGGAGTCCCACCGCCGCCTGATCGAGCGCGGGGCGGGCTGA